Proteins from a genomic interval of Pseudomonas anuradhapurensis:
- a CDS encoding leucyl aminopeptidase, giving the protein MELVVKSVAAASVKTATLVIPVGENRKLGAVAKAVDQASEGAIGAVLKRGDLAGKPGQTLLLQSVPGLKAERVLLVGSGKDEALGDRAWRKLVSSVAGVLKGLNGSDAVLALDDIAVNNRDAHYGKYRLLAETLLDGEYTFDRFKSQKAEPRALKKVTLLADKAGQADVERAVKHASAIATGMAFTRDLGNLPPNLCHPSFLAEQAKDLGKAHKALKVEVLDEKKIKDLGMGAFYAVGQGSDQPPRLIVLNYQGGKKAEKPFVLVGKGITFDTGGISLKPGAGMDEMKYDMCGAASVLGTLRAVLELQLPINLVCLLACAENMPSGGATRPGDIVTTMSGQTVEILNTDAEGRLVLCDTLTYAERFKPQAVIDIATLTGACIVALGSHTSGLMGNNDDLVGQLLDAGKRADDRAWQLPLFDEYQEQLDSPFADMGNIGGPKAGTITAGCFLSRFAKAYDWAHLDIAGTAWVSGGKDKGATGRPVPLLTQYLLDRAGA; this is encoded by the coding sequence ATGGAACTGGTTGTAAAAAGCGTAGCTGCTGCATCCGTAAAAACCGCCACCCTGGTCATTCCGGTAGGTGAAAACCGCAAGCTCGGCGCCGTGGCCAAGGCCGTCGACCAGGCCAGCGAAGGCGCTATCGGTGCCGTGCTCAAGCGTGGCGACCTGGCCGGCAAGCCGGGCCAGACCCTGCTGCTGCAGAGTGTCCCCGGGCTGAAGGCCGAACGCGTGCTGCTGGTGGGCAGCGGCAAGGACGAAGCCCTGGGCGACCGCGCCTGGCGCAAACTGGTCAGCAGCGTCGCCGGCGTGCTCAAGGGCCTGAACGGCAGCGATGCAGTGCTGGCCCTGGATGACATTGCGGTCAACAACCGCGACGCCCACTACGGCAAATACCGCCTGCTGGCCGAAACCCTGCTCGATGGCGAATACACGTTCGACCGCTTCAAGAGCCAGAAGGCCGAGCCGCGCGCCCTGAAAAAGGTCACCCTGTTGGCCGACAAGGCCGGCCAGGCCGACGTCGAGCGCGCGGTCAAGCACGCCAGTGCCATCGCCACCGGCATGGCCTTCACCCGCGACCTCGGCAACCTGCCGCCCAACCTGTGCCACCCAAGCTTCCTCGCCGAACAGGCCAAGGACCTGGGCAAGGCGCACAAGGCGCTGAAGGTCGAGGTACTGGACGAGAAGAAGATCAAGGACCTGGGCATGGGCGCGTTCTACGCCGTCGGCCAGGGCAGCGACCAGCCGCCACGCCTGATCGTGCTCAACTACCAGGGCGGCAAGAAAGCCGAAAAGCCGTTCGTGCTGGTGGGCAAGGGCATTACTTTCGACACCGGCGGCATCAGCCTCAAGCCAGGTGCCGGCATGGATGAGATGAAATACGACATGTGCGGCGCGGCCAGCGTGCTCGGCACCCTGCGTGCGGTGCTCGAGCTGCAACTGCCGATCAACCTGGTGTGCCTGCTGGCCTGTGCCGAAAACATGCCGAGCGGCGGCGCCACCCGCCCGGGTGACATCGTCACCACCATGAGCGGCCAGACCGTGGAAATCCTCAACACCGACGCCGAAGGCCGCCTGGTGCTGTGCGACACCCTGACCTACGCCGAACGCTTCAAGCCCCAGGCGGTGATCGACATCGCCACCCTCACCGGCGCCTGCATCGTCGCCCTGGGCAGCCACACCTCCGGCCTGATGGGCAACAATGACGACCTGGTCGGCCAGTTGCTCGACGCCGGCAAGCGCGCCGACGACCGCGCCTGGCAGCTGCCGCTGTTCGATGAATACCAGGAGCAGCTGGACAGCCCGTTCGCCGACATGGGCAACATCGGTGGGCCGAAAGCCGGCACCATCACCGCCGGCTGCTTCCTGTCGCGCTTCGCCAAGGCCTACGACTGGGCGCACCTGGACATCGCCGGCACGGCCTGGGTCAGCGGTGGCAAGGACAAGGGCGCCACCGGCCGCCCGGTGCCCCTGCTGACCCAGTACCTGCTGGACCGCGCTGGCGCCTGA
- the lptF gene encoding LPS export ABC transporter permease LptF, with product MIVFRYLSREVLVTLSAVSAVLLVIIMSGRFIKYLAQAAQGVLDPSVLFLIMGFRLPGFLQLILPLGLFLGILLAYGRLYLESEMTVLSATGMSQQRLLGLTMAPAALVALLVAWLSLSLAPQGVAQVQQIISQQDALTEFDTLVPGRFQTLRDGSRVTYTEQLSDDRINLAGVFISEKRFNQDKTKDRAPSVLVAEKGHQEIQADGNRYLVLENGYRYDGNPGQADYRAIKYDTYGVLLPKPEVSEEVTEREAIPTSELIGKPGLRERAELQWRLSLPILVFVVTLLAVPLSRVNPRQGRFLKLLPAILLYMAYLTMLISTRGALEKGKLPIALGMWWVHGLFLLIGLGLMYWEPLRLKRAARRAEVAHG from the coding sequence TTGATCGTCTTTCGTTATCTGTCCCGCGAGGTCCTGGTGACCTTGAGCGCCGTCAGCGCCGTGCTGCTGGTGATCATCATGAGCGGGCGCTTCATCAAGTACCTGGCCCAGGCTGCCCAGGGTGTGCTCGACCCGAGCGTGCTGTTCCTGATCATGGGCTTCCGCCTGCCGGGTTTCCTGCAGCTGATCCTGCCTTTGGGGCTGTTCCTCGGCATTCTCCTGGCGTACGGGCGCCTGTACCTGGAAAGCGAGATGACCGTGCTGTCGGCCACTGGCATGAGCCAGCAGCGCTTGCTCGGCCTGACCATGGCGCCGGCCGCCCTGGTTGCCCTGCTGGTGGCCTGGCTGAGCCTGAGCCTGGCGCCGCAGGGCGTTGCCCAGGTGCAGCAGATCATCAGCCAGCAGGATGCCCTGACCGAGTTCGACACCCTGGTGCCGGGCCGCTTCCAGACCCTGCGCGATGGTTCGCGGGTGACCTACACCGAACAGTTGTCTGACGATCGCATCAACCTGGCCGGGGTGTTCATCTCCGAGAAGCGCTTCAACCAGGACAAGACCAAGGACCGCGCTCCATCGGTGCTGGTCGCCGAAAAAGGCCACCAGGAAATCCAGGCCGACGGCAACCGCTACCTGGTGCTGGAAAACGGCTACCGTTACGACGGCAACCCCGGCCAGGCCGACTACCGCGCCATCAAGTACGACACCTACGGCGTGCTGCTGCCCAAGCCGGAGGTCAGCGAGGAAGTGACCGAGCGCGAAGCCATCCCCACCTCCGAGCTGATCGGCAAGCCGGGCCTGCGTGAGCGTGCCGAGCTGCAATGGCGCCTGTCGCTGCCCATCCTGGTGTTCGTGGTCACCTTGCTGGCGGTACCGCTGTCCCGCGTGAACCCGCGCCAGGGCCGCTTCCTCAAGCTGCTGCCGGCAATTCTTCTGTACATGGCCTACCTGACAATGCTGATTTCCACACGCGGCGCCCTCGAAAAGGGCAAGTTGCCGATCGCCCTGGGCATGTGGTGGGTCCACGGCCTGTTCCTGCTGATCGGCCTGGGCCTGATGTACTGGGAGCCGCTGCGCCTCAAGCGCGCCGCCCGCCGTGCGGAGGTGGCCCATGGCTAA
- the lptG gene encoding LPS export ABC transporter permease LptG, with protein MAKLDRYIGQSVLLAILAVLGIILGLASLFAFIDEMSDLSDTYTVMEAGNFVLLTAPRRLYEMLPMAALIGCLIGLGSLASSSELTIMRAAGVSIGRIVWAVMKPMLVLMLVGLLIGEYVAPVTENKAQADRSLAQGGGEAQSSKRGMWHRQGDEFVHINAVQPNGLLLGVTRYRFDSERKIVTSSFARRAQYQDDHWLLADVRTTFFRGDHTEVVNTPQERWDVSLTPQLLNTVILAPESLSITGLWDYIHYLSDQGLNNARYWLAFWTKVLQPMVTAALVLMAISFIFGPLRSVTLGQRVFTGVLVGFVFRIAQDLLGPSSQVFGFPPLLAVVIPAGICALAGMWLLRRAG; from the coding sequence ATGGCTAAGCTCGACCGTTACATCGGCCAGAGCGTGCTGCTGGCCATTCTCGCCGTACTGGGCATCATCCTTGGCCTGGCCTCGCTGTTCGCCTTCATTGATGAAATGAGCGACCTGAGCGATACCTACACGGTGATGGAGGCGGGCAACTTCGTTTTGCTGACCGCCCCACGGCGCCTGTACGAAATGCTGCCGATGGCCGCCCTGATCGGTTGCCTGATTGGCCTGGGCAGCCTGGCCAGCAGCAGCGAACTGACCATCATGCGTGCTGCCGGGGTATCGATCGGCCGCATCGTCTGGGCGGTGATGAAGCCGATGCTGGTGCTGATGCTGGTCGGCCTGCTGATCGGCGAATACGTGGCACCGGTGACCGAGAACAAGGCCCAGGCCGACCGTTCGCTGGCCCAGGGTGGGGGTGAGGCACAAAGCTCCAAGCGTGGCATGTGGCACCGCCAGGGTGACGAGTTCGTGCACATCAACGCCGTGCAGCCCAACGGCCTGCTGCTGGGCGTGACCCGCTACCGCTTCGACAGCGAACGCAAGATCGTCACTTCGAGTTTCGCCCGCCGAGCCCAATACCAGGACGATCACTGGCTGCTTGCCGACGTGCGCACCACCTTCTTCCGTGGTGACCATACCGAAGTGGTGAACACACCGCAGGAGCGCTGGGACGTTTCGCTCACCCCGCAATTGCTCAATACCGTGATCCTGGCGCCTGAGTCGCTATCGATTACCGGCTTGTGGGATTACATCCACTACTTGTCCGACCAGGGCCTGAACAACGCCCGTTACTGGCTGGCGTTCTGGACCAAGGTGCTGCAACCGATGGTGACCGCGGCGCTGGTGCTGATGGCGATCTCGTTCATCTTCGGCCCGCTGCGTTCGGTGACCCTTGGCCAGCGCGTGTTCACCGGTGTGCTGGTGGGCTTCGTGTTCCGCATTGCCCAGGACCTGCTGGGGCCATCGAGCCAGGTGTTCGGCTTCCCACCGCTGTTGGCGGTGGTGATCCCGGCCGGCATCTGTGCGTTGGCAGGGATGTGGCTGTTGCGCCGGGCGGGGTAA
- a CDS encoding RDD family protein — MSKPLLTPQGDFPPVGLGRRLAAMFYDFLLCTALLIVTAGAYKMIQMAIIGEARMRELTEAGALDGDPLLSTLLLFALFGFFAKFWTHGGQTLGMQVWGVRVQNADGTAISLWQALLRFVVSIASWLCLGLGFFWALIDKRKRGWHDIYSESQLVRVPKQNK; from the coding sequence ATGTCCAAGCCTCTGCTCACACCCCAGGGTGATTTTCCGCCGGTCGGCCTGGGCCGGCGCCTGGCGGCGATGTTCTACGACTTTTTGCTGTGCACGGCACTACTGATCGTGACCGCTGGCGCCTACAAGATGATCCAGATGGCAATCATCGGCGAAGCACGCATGCGCGAGCTGACCGAGGCCGGTGCGCTGGATGGCGACCCGCTGCTGTCGACGCTACTGCTGTTTGCCCTGTTCGGCTTTTTTGCCAAGTTCTGGACCCATGGCGGGCAGACCCTGGGCATGCAGGTGTGGGGGGTGCGGGTGCAGAACGCCGATGGCACGGCCATCAGCCTGTGGCAGGCGCTGTTGCGCTTCGTGGTGTCGATCGCCTCATGGCTGTGCCTGGGGCTGGGTTTCTTCTGGGCGTTGATCGACAAGCGCAAGCGCGGCTGGCATGACATCTATTCGGAAAGCCAGCTGGTGCGGGTGCCGAAGCAGAACAAATGA
- a CDS encoding cold-shock protein: MAERQNGTVKWFNDEKGYGFITPESGADLFVHFRAIEGNGFKSLKEGQKVSFEAVQGQKGLQADKVQVIG; the protein is encoded by the coding sequence ATGGCTGAGCGTCAGAACGGTACCGTCAAGTGGTTCAATGACGAAAAAGGTTACGGTTTCATCACCCCAGAAAGCGGTGCTGATCTGTTCGTGCACTTCCGCGCTATTGAAGGCAACGGCTTCAAGAGCCTGAAAGAAGGCCAGAAGGTCTCCTTCGAAGCAGTGCAGGGCCAGAAAGGCCTGCAAGCTGACAAAGTTCAGGTCATCGGCTAA
- the gcvT gene encoding glycine cleavage system aminomethyltransferase GcvT, protein MSETLLKTPLHALHLELGARMVPFAGYDMPVQYPLGVLKEHLHTREQAGLFDVSHMGQIKLHGSDAAKALESLVPVDILDLPVGMQRYAMFTNEQGGILDDLMVANLGNDTLFLVVNAACKDQDLAHLRAHIGGRCEVQALFEERALLALQGPAAAEVLARLAPEVASMTFMQFRTVKLLGEDCYVSRSGYTGEDGYEISVPAHAAEALARRLLAEPQVQPIGLGARDSLRLEAGLCLYGHDMNSETTPVEASLLWAISKVRRADGARAGGFPGAEHIFAQQRDGVPRKRVGLLPQERTPVREGADIVDANDHPVGKVCSGGFGPTLGAPVAMGYIDSEHAAIDTPLFAVVRGKKVALKVSKMPFVAQRYYRG, encoded by the coding sequence ATGTCCGAAACACTGCTCAAGACCCCGCTGCACGCCCTGCACCTGGAACTGGGTGCGCGCATGGTGCCGTTCGCCGGCTACGACATGCCAGTGCAGTACCCGCTGGGCGTGCTCAAGGAGCACCTGCACACCCGCGAGCAGGCCGGCCTGTTCGATGTCTCGCACATGGGCCAGATCAAGCTGCACGGCAGCGACGCCGCCAAGGCCCTGGAAAGCCTGGTGCCGGTGGATATCCTCGACCTGCCGGTAGGCATGCAGCGCTATGCCATGTTCACCAATGAGCAAGGCGGTATCCTCGACGACCTGATGGTCGCCAACCTGGGCAACGACACCCTGTTCCTGGTAGTCAACGCTGCCTGCAAGGACCAGGACCTGGCCCACCTGCGAGCGCATATCGGTGGCCGCTGCGAGGTGCAAGCGCTGTTCGAGGAGCGTGCCCTGCTGGCCCTGCAAGGCCCGGCGGCAGCCGAGGTGCTGGCGCGCCTGGCCCCGGAAGTAGCCAGCATGACCTTCATGCAGTTCCGCACAGTAAAGTTGCTGGGTGAAGACTGCTACGTCAGCCGCTCGGGGTATACCGGCGAAGACGGCTACGAGATTTCGGTACCGGCACACGCTGCCGAAGCCCTGGCCCGTCGCCTGCTGGCCGAGCCGCAAGTGCAGCCGATCGGCCTGGGCGCGCGCGACTCGCTGCGCCTGGAAGCCGGCCTGTGCCTGTACGGCCACGACATGAACAGCGAAACCACCCCGGTCGAAGCCAGCCTGCTGTGGGCCATTTCCAAGGTACGCCGTGCCGATGGCGCGCGTGCCGGTGGCTTCCCTGGGGCCGAGCACATCTTCGCCCAGCAGCGCGATGGCGTGCCGCGCAAACGCGTGGGCCTGTTGCCGCAGGAACGTACGCCAGTACGCGAAGGCGCTGACATTGTCGATGCCAACGATCACCCGGTAGGCAAAGTGTGCAGTGGCGGCTTTGGCCCGACACTCGGCGCACCGGTCGCAATGGGTTATATCGATAGCGAACATGCAGCAATCGACACGCCACTGTTTGCCGTGGTGCGTGGCAAGAAGGTGGCTTTGAAAGTCAGTAAAATGCCTTTCGTGGCGCAACGTTACTACCGAGGCTGA
- a CDS encoding L-serine ammonia-lyase, giving the protein MSLSVFDLFKIGIGPSSSHTVGPMRAAARFAEGLRRDGLLARTRSVKAELYGSLGATGKGHGSDKAVLLGLEGEHPDSVDTDTIPARLQAIRDSGRINLLGERSIAFVEKQHLAMIRKPLDYHPNGMIFRAFDEAGLQIRSREYYSVGGGFVVDEDAAGHDRIVEDSTPLLYPFKTAKELLGHCTAQNLSISQVMLANEAAWRPEAQTRAGLLRIWQVMQGCVDAGCRHEGILPGGLKVKRRAPALYRQLSGHPEASLRDALSVLDWVNLYALAVNEENANGGRVVTAPTNGAAGIVPAVLHYYMRFVPGASEDGVVRFLLTAAAIGILYKENASISGAEVGCQGEVGVACSMAAGALCEVMGGSVQQVENAAEIGMEHNLGLTCDPIGGLVQVPCIERNAMGSVKAINAVRMALRGDGQHYVSLDKVIRTMRQTGADMKSKYKETARGGLAVNIIEC; this is encoded by the coding sequence ATGTCACTGAGCGTCTTCGACCTGTTCAAGATCGGCATCGGCCCCTCCAGCTCCCACACGGTCGGCCCGATGCGCGCTGCAGCACGGTTCGCCGAGGGGCTGCGCCGTGATGGCCTGCTCGCCCGTACCCGCAGCGTCAAAGCCGAGCTGTATGGCTCGCTGGGCGCCACCGGCAAGGGCCACGGCAGCGACAAGGCCGTGCTGCTGGGCCTTGAAGGCGAACACCCCGACAGCGTCGATACCGACACCATCCCCGCCCGCCTGCAGGCGATCCGCGACAGCGGCCGGATCAACCTGCTCGGCGAGCGCAGCATCGCGTTCGTCGAAAAACAGCACCTGGCGATGATCCGCAAACCACTGGACTACCACCCCAACGGCATGATCTTCCGCGCCTTCGACGAAGCCGGCCTGCAGATCCGCAGCCGCGAGTACTACTCGGTGGGCGGTGGTTTCGTGGTTGACGAGGATGCCGCCGGCCACGACCGCATCGTCGAGGACAGTACGCCACTGCTCTACCCGTTCAAGACCGCCAAGGAGCTGCTCGGCCATTGCACCGCGCAAAACCTGTCGATAAGCCAGGTGATGCTGGCCAACGAAGCGGCCTGGCGCCCGGAGGCGCAAACCCGTGCCGGCCTGCTGCGCATCTGGCAGGTGATGCAGGGCTGCGTGGACGCCGGGTGCCGGCATGAAGGCATCCTGCCGGGCGGGCTGAAGGTCAAGCGCCGGGCACCGGCGCTGTACCGCCAGTTGAGCGGCCACCCGGAAGCCAGCCTGCGCGATGCCCTGTCGGTACTCGACTGGGTCAACCTCTACGCCCTGGCCGTGAACGAGGAAAACGCCAACGGCGGGCGCGTGGTCACCGCGCCCACCAATGGTGCCGCGGGAATCGTGCCGGCGGTGCTGCACTACTACATGCGCTTTGTGCCAGGCGCCAGCGAAGACGGGGTGGTGCGCTTCCTGCTCACCGCCGCGGCGATCGGCATCCTGTACAAGGAAAACGCCTCCATCTCCGGCGCCGAAGTGGGCTGCCAGGGCGAGGTCGGCGTGGCCTGCTCGATGGCCGCCGGGGCGCTGTGCGAGGTGATGGGTGGTAGCGTGCAGCAAGTGGAAAACGCCGCCGAAATCGGCATGGAACATAACCTGGGCCTGACCTGCGACCCGATTGGCGGGCTGGTCCAGGTGCCTTGCATCGAGCGCAACGCCATGGGCTCGGTGAAGGCGATCAATGCGGTGCGCATGGCCTTGCGCGGCGACGGGCAGCACTACGTGTCGCTCGACAAGGTGATCCGTACCATGCGCCAGACCGGCGCCGACATGAAAAGCAAATACAAAGAGACCGCCCGAGGCGGCCTGGCCGTCAACATCATCGAATGTTGA
- the gcvP gene encoding aminomethyl-transferring glycine dehydrogenase, whose translation MTINLGTANEFIARHIGPRAADEQAMLAALGFDSLDAMTDAVIPDSIKGTSVLGAHDGHSEADALAALKAIAGKNQLFKSYIGQGYYNTHTPAPILRNLLENPAWYTAYTPYQPEISQGRLEALLNFQTLISDLTGLPIANASLLDEATAAAEAMTFCKRLSKNKASHAFFASVHCHPQTLDVLRTRAEPLGIEIVVGDERELGDVSPFFGALLQYPASNGEVFDYREVVQRFHAANALVAVAADLLALTLLTPPGEFDADVAIGSAQRFGVPLGFGGPHAAYFATRDAFKRDMPGRLVGVSIDRFGKTALRLAMQTREQHIRREKATSNICTAQVLLANIASMFAVYHGPAGLKRIAERTHALTAILAAGLKTLGLQVVGSSAFDTLTLATGSATASLHEKARAQAINLRQIDAEHLGLSLDETSSQADVEALWQLLGGDQAQPDFNALASSTGSLLPAALLRQSAILQHPVFNRYHSETELMRYLRRLADRDLALDRSMIPLGSCTMKLNAASEMIPVTWAEFGNLHPFAPAEQSQGYLQLTTELEAMLCAATGYDAVSLQPNAGSQGEYAGLLAIRAYHRSRGEGHRDICLIPSSAHGTNPATAHMAGMRVVVTACDARGNVDVEDLRAKAIEHRERLAAIMITYPSTHGVFEEAIGEICAIIHDNGGQVYIDGANMNAMVGLCAPGKFGGDVSHLNLHKTFCIPHGGGGPGVGPIGVKSHLAPFLPGHAQLDNTAGAVCAAPFGSASILPITWMYIRMMGGAGLKRASQMAILNANYIARRLEEHYPVLYTGGNGLVAHECILDLRPLKDTSGISVDDVAKRLIDFGFHAPTMSFPVAGTLMIEPTESESKEELDRFCDAMIQIREEIRAVENGSLDKDDNPLKNAPHTAAELVGEWAHGYSREQAVYPLPSLVEGKYWPPVGRVDNVFGDRNLVCACPSIESYQDA comes from the coding sequence ATGACCATCAACCTCGGCACCGCCAACGAATTCATCGCCCGTCACATCGGCCCGCGTGCCGCTGACGAACAAGCCATGCTGGCCGCCCTCGGCTTCGACTCGCTGGACGCCATGACCGACGCGGTCATCCCCGACAGCATCAAGGGCACCAGCGTGCTGGGTGCGCACGACGGCCACAGCGAAGCCGACGCGCTCGCTGCGCTCAAGGCCATTGCCGGCAAGAACCAGCTGTTCAAGAGCTACATCGGCCAGGGTTACTACAACACCCACACCCCGGCACCGATCCTGCGCAACCTGCTGGAAAACCCGGCCTGGTACACCGCCTACACCCCCTACCAGCCAGAAATCTCCCAGGGCCGCCTGGAAGCGCTGCTGAACTTCCAGACCCTGATCAGCGACCTGACCGGGCTGCCGATTGCCAACGCCTCGCTGCTCGACGAAGCCACCGCCGCGGCCGAGGCCATGACCTTCTGCAAACGCCTGTCGAAGAACAAGGCCAGCCATGCCTTCTTCGCCTCGGTGCACTGCCACCCGCAAACCCTCGACGTGCTGCGCACCCGTGCCGAGCCGCTGGGTATCGAGATCGTGGTCGGCGACGAGCGCGAACTGGGTGATGTCAGCCCCTTCTTCGGCGCCCTGCTGCAATACCCGGCCAGCAATGGTGAAGTGTTCGACTACCGCGAGGTGGTGCAGCGCTTCCACGCAGCCAATGCGCTGGTCGCCGTGGCCGCCGACCTGCTGGCCCTGACCCTGCTGACCCCGCCGGGTGAGTTCGACGCCGACGTGGCCATCGGCAGCGCCCAGCGCTTCGGCGTGCCACTGGGCTTCGGCGGCCCGCATGCGGCCTACTTCGCCACCCGCGATGCGTTCAAGCGCGACATGCCGGGCCGCCTGGTCGGCGTGTCGATCGACCGCTTCGGCAAGACCGCCCTGCGCCTGGCCATGCAGACCCGCGAGCAGCACATCCGCCGCGAGAAGGCCACCAGCAACATCTGCACCGCCCAGGTGCTGCTGGCCAACATCGCCAGCATGTTCGCCGTGTACCACGGCCCGGCCGGCCTCAAGCGCATCGCCGAACGCACCCATGCGCTGACCGCGATCCTGGCCGCCGGCCTGAAGACACTGGGCCTCCAGGTAGTCGGCAGCAGCGCCTTCGACACCCTCACCCTGGCCACCGGCAGTGCCACCGCCAGCCTGCATGAAAAGGCCCGTGCCCAGGCTATCAACCTGCGCCAGATCGACGCCGAGCACCTCGGCCTGTCGCTTGACGAAACCAGCAGCCAGGCCGATGTCGAAGCCCTGTGGCAGTTGCTCGGTGGCGACCAGGCGCAGCCAGACTTCAACGCCCTGGCCAGCAGCACCGGCTCGCTGCTGCCTGCGGCGCTGCTGCGTCAGTCGGCCATCCTCCAGCACCCGGTATTCAACCGCTACCACAGCGAAACCGAGCTGATGCGCTACCTGCGCCGCCTGGCCGACAGGGACCTGGCGCTGGACCGCAGCATGATCCCGCTGGGCTCGTGCACCATGAAACTCAATGCTGCCAGCGAAATGATCCCGGTCACCTGGGCCGAGTTCGGCAACCTGCACCCGTTCGCCCCGGCCGAGCAGAGCCAGGGCTACCTGCAGCTGACCACCGAGCTGGAGGCCATGCTCTGCGCCGCCACCGGCTATGACGCCGTATCGCTGCAGCCCAACGCCGGTTCGCAGGGCGAGTACGCGGGCTTGCTGGCCATCCGCGCCTACCACCGCAGCCGTGGCGAAGGCCACCGCGACATCTGCCTGATCCCGTCGTCGGCCCACGGCACCAACCCGGCCACCGCGCACATGGCCGGCATGCGCGTGGTGGTCACCGCCTGTGACGCCCGCGGCAACGTCGATGTCGAGGACCTGCGCGCCAAGGCCATCGAACACCGCGAGCGCCTGGCCGCGATCATGATCACCTACCCGTCGACCCACGGCGTGTTCGAGGAAGCGATCGGCGAAATCTGCGCGATCATCCACGACAACGGCGGCCAGGTGTACATCGACGGCGCCAACATGAACGCCATGGTCGGCCTGTGCGCGCCGGGCAAGTTCGGTGGCGATGTTTCCCACCTGAACCTGCACAAGACCTTCTGCATCCCGCACGGCGGCGGCGGCCCAGGCGTCGGCCCGATCGGCGTCAAGTCGCACCTGGCACCATTCCTGCCCGGCCACGCGCAGCTCGACAACACCGCAGGCGCGGTTTGTGCCGCACCGTTCGGCAGCGCCAGCATCCTGCCGATCACCTGGATGTACATTCGCATGATGGGCGGTGCCGGCCTCAAGCGTGCCTCGCAGATGGCGATCCTCAACGCCAACTACATCGCTCGCCGCCTGGAAGAGCACTATCCTGTTCTGTACACCGGCGGCAATGGCCTGGTGGCCCACGAGTGCATCCTCGACCTGCGCCCGCTGAAGGACACCAGCGGCATCAGCGTTGACGATGTGGCCAAGCGCCTGATCGACTTTGGCTTCCACGCCCCGACCATGTCCTTCCCGGTGGCCGGTACGTTGATGATCGAACCGACCGAAAGCGAGTCCAAGGAAGAACTGGACCGCTTCTGCGACGCGATGATCCAGATCCGCGAAGAAATCCGCGCGGTCGAGAACGGTAGCCTGGACAAGGACGACAACCCGCTGAAGAACGCGCCACATACTGCGGCCGAGCTGGTTGGCGAATGGGCCCACGGCTACAGCCGCGAGCAGGCGGTGTACCCGCTGCCGAGCCTGGTGGAAGGCAAGTACTGGCCGCCGGTCGGTCGGGTCGACAACGTGTTCGGCGACCGCAACCTGGTCTGCGCCTGCCCGTCGATCGAGAGCTATCAGGACGCCTGA
- the gcvH gene encoding glycine cleavage system protein GcvH, translated as MSELRFTEDHEWLRVEADGSVTVGITAYAQNALGDVVFVQLPELQPYEKGSEASTVESVKAASGVYMPLTGEVVQVNGQLEESPELVNEDPLGEGWFFRFIPADASAVAALLDQDAYNRLIKANDDA; from the coding sequence ATGAGCGAGTTGCGTTTCACTGAAGATCACGAATGGCTGCGCGTCGAAGCCGATGGCAGCGTTACCGTGGGCATTACCGCCTACGCCCAGAACGCCCTTGGCGACGTGGTTTTCGTGCAACTGCCAGAGTTGCAGCCGTATGAGAAAGGCAGCGAAGCGTCCACCGTCGAGTCGGTCAAGGCCGCCAGCGGCGTATACATGCCGCTGACCGGTGAAGTGGTGCAGGTCAATGGCCAGCTTGAAGAAAGCCCGGAACTGGTCAACGAAGACCCGCTGGGTGAAGGCTGGTTCTTCCGCTTCATTCCCGCCGATGCCAGTGCCGTAGCCGCCCTGCTCGACCAGGACGCCTACAACCGCCTGATCAAAGCCAACGACGACGCCTGA